One Natrinema longum genomic window, CTGCGGGCTCGGCGAGCGCCGGCCCATCGTCTGGAGGGCGGTGATGACGTCGGTTCCGAAGGTGTCCATGCTCCGAACGGCGACCGAAAACTCCGTGGCGGCCTCGCCGTAGGTATCCTCCTGTGTGGCGATGATTCGGATGATCTCCGGGAACGCCATGCCGCTTTTCGAGAGCGCGTACATGAACGCGACCGTCGCGGGCAATCCCGCCTCGATCCGGCGAGCGCGGGCGTCGGCGACGTAGCCCGGATACCACCACCGGAACCAGTAGGTCCCACCGCCGGCGATCGCACCGAGTGTCAGCGAGGACCCAAACAACAGGACGGCCAGTTCGGCCGGCGGCAGCGTCGGCACGCCCCCGAGCGTCGCCAGGAACTCCAGGGGAGTCGGCAGCGCCGTCCGCAAGGTTTCGGGGTCGATCGAGAGGAGTTCGAGGAGACCCCAGATGGCGTAGAGCCCGACGATCGAGCCGACGATCACGGCGATCGCGGCGTACAAAAGCGTCGTCGCCCCGTATCGGCGGACGGTCGTCGGGGCGTGTGTGGCCCGTAACGCAGCTCGTCTGCCCGACCGATTGCCAACCACGACGTCGACGTACTCGCCGAAGAGTCGGATCCCGATCCGACACAGGAGCCGGTCGACGCGATCGGAGTACCTGGCGACGGCGAGGGGAACACACAGCAGTGCGGCGACTACCAGCGGGGCAACGGTCACGGGGCGCATTAGTCTCGGGGTGTGGTCTCGTCAGTTCGGGAATCGGTCGTGGCTCCGAACTCGTTCTCGCTGGTCACTCCCGTCCGGGTGGCGAGCGTCTCGTCGGTACGAGTGGCGTCCGCATCGGCGTCCTCGATGGTCTCGAGGATGCGATCCGGATCGCTGTAGTACTCGTTGACCAGGGCGGTAAAGCGCTGGTAGTCGGAGACGCCGTTTGCCTGGAGGTACTCGAGGAACCGTTCGCGGTTCCCGAGTTCGGTCAGCAGTTCCTTCTGGCTCCAGCCTCGTTCGTCGCGGATCTCCGAGAGGACGGTACTGCCGGTACTTCGGAAGGTGTCGGTGTCGCTCTCCCAGGTGAAGGCCGTCGAGTAGTCGAGTTCGCCGGTTCGCTGGTCGATCCCCTCGATTTCGGCGAGGACCTTGTTCCGGCGGACGCGCTGGTCGCCCGAGCGGGTCAGCGTCTGGACCGAGAGGATATCGAGGCTCCGGACCATCGATCGGGGGACGTTGATCGGCTCGTTCTCCAGGCGATTGATGGCCGTCTGCACCGAATCGGCGTGCATCGTCGAGTAGGTGGTGTGGCCGGTGTTCATCGCCTGAAAGAGCGTCATCGCTTCCTCGCCGCGGACCTCGCCGACCACGATGTACTCGGGACGGTGGCGCAAGGCCGAGCGCAACAGGTCGTACATCGTCACGTCCGTGCCCTCGTGGCGGCGCTCGCGCGTGAGCGAGGAGAGCCAGTTGTCGTGGGAGAGCTGGAGTTCGCGGGTGTCCTCGATGGTCACCACCTTCGACCGCGGCGGGATGAACATCGAGACGGCGTTCATGCTCGTCGTCTTCCCCGACGCGGTCCCGCCCGCGAAGATCAGGCTCTTGTTGTGTTCGATAGCGAGCCAGAGGTAGGCCAGTTGCTCGACGTCGAACGTGCCGTACTCGAGGAGGTCGATCGGCGTGAACGGGTCGTCGGCGTACTTCCGGATCGTGAACGCGGAG contains:
- a CDS encoding type II/IV secretion system ATPase subunit, giving the protein MDQPAHTDSVGNDTSPAESEAATRPRDEGTGAAAGESEPAAGDGEGSSTIGNARRTIRRLVETLRGSSLDVPDYDPNAHGPLVTVDGSDGLEEVDRYWVDAPFAAVSIGYDHEANEHRYRAVEPTLREEEAVLLETLFDDIRDPLLYREQDGDDIEGLLQETIRDSLERYGAEIETATFYRLFYYIYRDFRGYGPLGPIMHDPHVEDISCDGYDLPLFVYHDEYTDIETTVSFEKAALDRFVVRLAQHSGRHISIGDPMVETTLPDGSRAELALGEEVTPRGSAFTIRKYADDPFTPIDLLEYGTFDVEQLAYLWLAIEHNKSLIFAGGTASGKTTSMNAVSMFIPPRSKVVTIEDTRELQLSHDNWLSSLTRERRHEGTDVTMYDLLRSALRHRPEYIVVGEVRGEEAMTLFQAMNTGHTTYSTMHADSVQTAINRLENEPINVPRSMVRSLDILSVQTLTRSGDQRVRRNKVLAEIEGIDQRTGELDYSTAFTWESDTDTFRSTGSTVLSEIRDERGWSQKELLTELGNRERFLEYLQANGVSDYQRFTALVNEYYSDPDRILETIEDADADATRTDETLATRTGVTSENEFGATTDSRTDETTPRD